One window of the Streptomyces sp. TS71-3 genome contains the following:
- a CDS encoding CpaF family protein — MRGQMTAPDLPENHEQEVAVQVRQRVAARLAAYAGERERAGLPTEDETARRVTVGRLLAEELGRQRRLSLAEGKPILDPRAEERISQTVRDALFGSGSLERLLADRSIENICVNGCDVVWVKDADGRWRRENPVAASDVELVELVRALGGRAEGEERRFDRGVPRLNLRLADGSRLFAVMAVTGRVSLTIRRHRFPAASMSELVRLGVCDGQLAAFLTALVRARKNIVIGGGTNVGKTTVLRAFAHEIPPEERLVTIEDTFELGLNADAAAHPNVVAMQAREPNIEGQGGIDQAELVRWGLRMSPDRVIVGEIRGAEVIPMCNAMSQGNDGSLSTIHASSSRGVFTKIASYAAQSPERLTLEATNLMVASAVHFVVHLGWDRAGRRVVSSVREVIDADGAQIVSNEVYVPGPTGRAVPGAPLRGNTLEDLVAVGFDIQFPATAQPWGRP, encoded by the coding sequence ATGAGGGGGCAGATGACGGCGCCGGATCTTCCTGAGAACCACGAGCAGGAGGTGGCGGTCCAGGTTCGGCAGAGGGTGGCCGCGCGTCTCGCAGCGTATGCGGGCGAGCGCGAACGTGCCGGGCTGCCGACCGAGGACGAGACGGCGCGGCGCGTCACCGTGGGGCGCCTGCTGGCCGAGGAACTCGGGAGGCAGCGGCGGCTCTCCCTGGCTGAGGGCAAGCCGATCCTCGATCCTCGGGCCGAGGAGCGGATCTCGCAGACGGTCAGGGACGCGCTCTTCGGCAGTGGCAGCCTGGAACGGCTCCTGGCCGACCGGTCGATCGAGAACATCTGCGTCAACGGCTGCGACGTCGTCTGGGTCAAGGACGCGGACGGTAGGTGGCGGCGCGAGAATCCCGTGGCCGCCTCGGATGTCGAGCTGGTGGAGCTGGTCCGTGCGCTGGGAGGCCGGGCGGAGGGGGAGGAGCGGCGTTTCGATCGTGGTGTGCCCCGGCTGAATCTGCGCCTGGCTGACGGCTCCCGGTTGTTCGCGGTGATGGCGGTGACCGGCCGGGTGTCGCTGACCATCCGCCGCCACCGTTTCCCGGCAGCTTCGATGAGCGAACTGGTCCGGCTGGGAGTGTGCGACGGGCAACTCGCCGCGTTCCTGACCGCCCTGGTACGGGCTCGCAAGAACATCGTCATCGGCGGCGGCACCAACGTCGGCAAGACCACCGTGCTGCGGGCCTTCGCGCACGAGATCCCGCCGGAAGAGCGGCTCGTGACGATCGAGGACACCTTCGAGCTGGGCCTGAACGCCGATGCTGCGGCGCACCCGAACGTGGTGGCCATGCAGGCGCGCGAGCCGAACATCGAGGGACAGGGCGGCATCGACCAGGCCGAGCTGGTGCGCTGGGGCCTGCGTATGTCCCCGGACAGGGTGATCGTGGGGGAGATCCGCGGTGCCGAGGTCATCCCGATGTGCAACGCGATGAGCCAGGGCAACGACGGCTCCCTGTCGACCATCCATGCCTCCAGCTCCCGGGGCGTGTTCACCAAGATCGCCTCGTATGCAGCGCAGTCGCCGGAGCGGCTCACGCTGGAGGCGACGAACCTGATGGTGGCCTCCGCGGTCCACTTCGTCGTGCACCTCGGCTGGGACAGAGCCGGTCGCCGGGTCGTCAGCTCGGTGCGCGAGGTGATCGACGCCGACGGGGCTCAGATCGTCTCCAACGAGGTCTACGTGCCGGGCCCGACCGGTCGGGCCGTCCCCGGAGCGCCGCTCCGCGGCAACACTCTGGAGGATCTCGTCGCGGTGGGCTTCGACATCCAGTTCCCCGCAACCGCTCAGCCCTGGGGGAGGCCATGA